The genomic interval TCCTATCTTGGTGATTCTTGGGTCGTCTTCCCCAGCGAACTGTGCGCCATTGGCTTCCGAATCGGTTCTCATCGAGCGCAACTTCACCATGCTAAACTCCTTTCCGCCTTGGCCGACGCGTCGCTGAATAAAAAAAGCTGGTCCTTTCGACTCAAGCTTAATTAATAGAGCAGTGAATAATACTAGTGATAGCCAGGCCGGGCTTGTTACAAGAATTAATAATGATTCCAAAATTCGCTTGGTCGAGCGGTATAACCAGTGGGGTTTTAACGAACCAGAGCTTAGTTCAGGAAGGTGATCTAAAGGGCTTTTACCATTAATAGACTCGTAAACTTCTGTTGTATCGTAAAGTGGGATGTTTCGATTGGCTGAGGAAGCAAGGAATTGTTGCCAATGGCCATCCAGTTTTTCATGCTGATCAAACAGCACACCATCGATGTGCTTGATGTTGTTTTCACCAAACCCTGGCGTGCTTAGTAATATAAACTGATTGTGACTATTTGACTTCAGTGATTGAAAGCACCCAAATGGTGTCACTAGGTATGTACTTGCTTGAGTCAGTCTTTTAATTAAATGATGCTGTACAAATAGTGTGATCGGGACGCTTAGGATACCTATGCTTAGTACCAGTCTTGAATATTCTAATCGAAAGCTAATAAAAATAAGGGCGGCGATCGTTACGTGAATGAGCACTAAGCTCGGCAAGCTCATCAGTGAGGAGTTGCCAGGGTAGCGAGACAGCTTGGTCATGGCATATGTTGTGCCAATGAAGGTCATCATGCAGGCAATGATAGAATTCAGTGCCGCGCTGCTCACATTGGAATTAATAAAAGGTGCGTATAAGGTTGAAAAGCATGCAACGGCAAGTAAAGAGCGTACCAGTAGGATCTTTGATCGATGCGTGTTTACTTTACTTTGGGTATAAGGTTTTTGAATCAAGGGGAGTATCTGTGCATCGTTGCTAATGTTGGATATGTGCATCCTAGCACCTTTTGGTTAAAGTGGCTCCCCGAACTGGACTCGAACCAGTGACCAATAGATTAACAGTCTACTGCTCTACCAACTGAGCTATCGGGGAACAACATTTGCTATGTTATTGATTTATCAGGTTTTGTCAATACTTGATTGTCGTTTGGTAGCAGGCGTTCAAATACTTGTTAAAGTGTAGACTGCTTGAAATCATTTGTCTGCTAGCAGCTTCTAGTTTGGTTACTGAATGACGTTAGTTTGTTATAGTGCGCGCGCAAAATTAGTTTATTTAAAGATTTGGGTGACAATGTTGGCTACGGCAATGGGATCTTTTATTTCTCTTCGGAATTTCGTGTTTTCGCTCTATGCAGTCTTTTTTATTACTTTGCTAGTGCTTCCCATCGTGCCAAAGGGAATCGCATTGCTTCTGCTGTTGGTGGGGATTGTCGGCTTTGCAGTGTATCGAGGTAAGTTATTGATTGGTTTCTCTCCGGAGGAGCGTTTGCTGATCTGGGTTTTCTCTGCGTTTACTTTTATTTCTTTTATTAGTTTTCTGGTGTTTCCGTACAGCCGCATGAGCCATTACCGTATGGAGGATTATGCGACCTTTATGTTGATATTACCTATGTTTCTGTTGCTTAGGCAGTGGCGTTTTAAGCTAAACACGATTGTAGTTCTTTTCTCTTTTGTGGCGACCCTGCTAGGTGTGGTGTCTTTGCTCCAACTCTGGAGTATGCAGTCGGGAAGTGGTTATTTTATGACCTTTGATAATCCAATGGCCCAGTTTTGGAATCGCCCGAGTGGTGTGGTGAATCCTATGCGTTACGCAGCGATTTCATTGATCTTTTTTGCTTTTGCTTTAAATGCTTTGGTTTTTGTAAAAAGACAATCTGCATTAATTAAGACTTTACTTTTTGTGGCGATGATTTCTGCGGGTATTGCATGTGCTTTGACTCAGGTTCGTGGAGCGTGGTTGGCCTTTTTTGCCTTGGTGTTTACGTACGGGTGTGCGTTCTTTTACCTAGGGTATCGAAAGCGAGTGGTAGCTTTTTTTGCTGTAGCAATTATCGTTGTGGTATCTGTAGCGCAGTTTGATTTTGTGGAGCAACGTATACACAAGACTGAGCGTGCCTTTGAAATGTATATGGAGGGGAATTCAGGTTCTTCACTCGGCGCACGCCTAGACATGTTCAAAACCGCATGGTGGTTAATTAATGAGCGCCCTTGGTTCGGTCATGGTTTGAATAGCTATAGCGCTAATGCGACTGAGATTCGTGAAAATACACCAGGCATGAACCCTGAAGTGGGGCGCTGGCATAACCCTCATAATGAGATTTTGAACGCAACTGTAGAGAAAGGAGTGATTGGCCTGATCTCTATGCTGTTGCTGTTTGTCGCTCCAGGGTTGTTGTTTTTAAAGGCATTCCTGGTGAATAGAGGCACTGGTAGTGTTGCTTATTTGTCCTTCTGCGGAATATCGGTTTTGATTGTTTATTTTGTGGCGGGTTTGAGTGTTGCGTTGTTTGAGCATGATATTTTTAATCACTTTTATGTTTTAACGGTTCTCTTTTTGGCGTCTCAGGTGCATTCCCATTCTTCTTGTTCGACGCGGGAAGAGCGGAAGAATGTCGAATTGTGAATGTTGCATCATATTGATGGATTCTCCGGTCTGTCGCTTCGCGACGCCGGAGAATGACAATGGGGCATGTCATTCTCAGTTTGACTGAGGGGCTATCTAATTTATTTCGCGTCAATCAATGGATACCCGATCAAGTCGGGTATGACGGGGCGTGTCATTCTCAGCTTGACTGAGGAGCCATCTAATTTATTTCGAGTCAATCAATGGATATCCGATCAAGTCGGGTATTGGATACCAGATCAAGTCGGGTATTGCTCGTAATGGATTCCCGCCTTCGCGGGAATGACGAAGAGTACTGCGGGAATGACAGTGTATCGCGAGAATCACAGTATATCGCGAGAATCACAGTGTACCGCGAGAATAACCCGGTGTTTATCCAAGCGCTTTCTTCAAGCGCTCAATCGATTGCTCTAAGTTGCTGTCGCTAGTAGCGAAAGAAATACGCATGTGACCCGGTGTGCCAAATGCGCTGCCTGGTACTAGGGCAACACCCGCTTCCAGTAGCTTTTCTGCAAGATCCGTATCGGTTTCGCAGTTAAGTTTGGCTTGAGCGCCTTTAAAGCTTGGGAATAAGTAGAAGGTACCGTCGCCATTTAAACATTCAATACCGTCGATTTCATTTAGGGCGTCGACCATGAAGTCATGACGTTTTTTGAATACCGTGACCATGTCTTTCACACACTGTTGGTTGCCTTCAAGGGCGGCTTGAGCCGCAACCTGCGCGATAGAGGTAGGGCTAGATGTGCTCTGACTTTGAATTTTCTTCATGGAGGCAATCAATGGCTGTGGGCCAGCTGCGTAACCAATACGCCAACCTGTCATGCTGTACGCTTTGCTTACGCCATTAAGTACGATAGTGCGCTCGTATAGATCTGGATTGACGGTGACGATGTTGTTGAAGTCTTCTTCGGTCCAAAGAATGTGTTCATACATGTCGTCGGTTGCAATTAATACATTTGGATATTTGCGCAGCACGTCGCCAAGCGCTTCGAACTCGGCCTTGGTATAAGCCATACCTGATGGGTTAGATGGGCTGTTAAGGACCACTAACTTTGTTTTGTCTGTAATGGCGTTATCAAGTTGTTCTGGTGTAATTTTGAAACGTGCTGAGGCATCGGTTTCAATAATTACAGGTACGCCTTCGGCGATTTTGACCATGTCTGGGTAGCTTACCCAGTAAGGTGCAGGAATAACGACTTCGTCGCCTGGATTTAATAATGCAAGGCTCAAGTTAAAGAAGCTTTGCTTGCCACCGCAACTAACAAGAATTTGGTTGGCTTCGTAGTTTAGGCCGTTATCGTTTTTGAATTTAGCAATAATGGCTTTTTTCAGATCAGGTGTTCCGTCAACGGCAGTGTACTTAGTAAAGCCGTTATCCATAGCCTGTTTGGCTGCATCTTTAATGTGCTCGGGAGTATCGAAGTCCGGCTCGCCAGCGCCTAGGCCAATAATATCTTTGCCTGCAGCACGCAATTCAGCAGCGCGGTTTGTTACGGCAAGAGTGGGTGAAGGTTTAATGCTTTGAACACGGTTAGATAGTTTGAGGTCCAAGGCCACATCCTTAATGAAATTAAGAGTTTAGTCGTCACGCATTTTATCGCAGTTGAGGGATGTTTGCATCCACCGTTTTTAGTTTTAAAT from Bermanella marisrubri carries:
- a CDS encoding sugar transferase, which produces MHISNISNDAQILPLIQKPYTQSKVNTHRSKILLVRSLLAVACFSTLYAPFINSNVSSAALNSIIACMMTFIGTTYAMTKLSRYPGNSSLMSLPSLVLIHVTIAALIFISFRLEYSRLVLSIGILSVPITLFVQHHLIKRLTQASTYLVTPFGCFQSLKSNSHNQFILLSTPGFGENNIKHIDGVLFDQHEKLDGHWQQFLASSANRNIPLYDTTEVYESINGKSPLDHLPELSSGSLKPHWLYRSTKRILESLLILVTSPAWLSLVLFTALLIKLESKGPAFFIQRRVGQGGKEFSMVKLRSMRTDSEANGAQFAGEDDPRITKIGKFIRKVRIDEIPQFFNVLKGEMALIGPRPEQASFVKEFEEKIPLYSMRHVVKPGITGWAQVTHGYADDEESTKEKLAHDFYYVKNISLWLDIMVVFKTIKTMLIGFGAR
- a CDS encoding O-antigen ligase family protein; translated protein: MTLVCYSARAKLVYLKIWVTMLATAMGSFISLRNFVFSLYAVFFITLLVLPIVPKGIALLLLLVGIVGFAVYRGKLLIGFSPEERLLIWVFSAFTFISFISFLVFPYSRMSHYRMEDYATFMLILPMFLLLRQWRFKLNTIVVLFSFVATLLGVVSLLQLWSMQSGSGYFMTFDNPMAQFWNRPSGVVNPMRYAAISLIFFAFALNALVFVKRQSALIKTLLFVAMISAGIACALTQVRGAWLAFFALVFTYGCAFFYLGYRKRVVAFFAVAIIVVVSVAQFDFVEQRIHKTERAFEMYMEGNSGSSLGARLDMFKTAWWLINERPWFGHGLNSYSANATEIRENTPGMNPEVGRWHNPHNEILNATVEKGVIGLISMLLLFVAPGLLFLKAFLVNRGTGSVAYLSFCGISVLIVYFVAGLSVALFEHDIFNHFYVLTVLFLASQVHSHSSCSTREERKNVEL
- a CDS encoding pyridoxal phosphate-dependent aminotransferase; the encoded protein is MDLKLSNRVQSIKPSPTLAVTNRAAELRAAGKDIIGLGAGEPDFDTPEHIKDAAKQAMDNGFTKYTAVDGTPDLKKAIIAKFKNDNGLNYEANQILVSCGGKQSFFNLSLALLNPGDEVVIPAPYWVSYPDMVKIAEGVPVIIETDASARFKITPEQLDNAITDKTKLVVLNSPSNPSGMAYTKAEFEALGDVLRKYPNVLIATDDMYEHILWTEEDFNNIVTVNPDLYERTIVLNGVSKAYSMTGWRIGYAAGPQPLIASMKKIQSQSTSSPTSIAQVAAQAALEGNQQCVKDMVTVFKKRHDFMVDALNEIDGIECLNGDGTFYLFPSFKGAQAKLNCETDTDLAEKLLEAGVALVPGSAFGTPGHMRISFATSDSNLEQSIERLKKALG